The Pirellulales bacterium nucleotide sequence AGCGGGCCGCACGGCGATTGGAAATTCCGCAAGCCATCGCGGCTGCGCGCGTTAAACTTGACGAGTTGGGACAATCCAACTCTGCCACCGCAAGCGACGATTCCGCGGCAACCGGCGATTCAAAGGCTGTCATGCAAGCGCGGCATATCGCCCGGCACGCTCGGCGACTGTCGCTGGAATCGGAAATCGCACTTTCGGAAAAAGAACTTCAAACCTACGATGCCACGGCGACTGAACTGCTTAGCCTACAGCGCGAAGCAGCTTCTCGTTCGGTCGAGGAACTGGAAAAACGTGTGGCGTCCTGGCGTGATGCGGTGAATTCTCGCCGCGAAGCGGAGGCCAATCAGCAGGCGTCCGAAGCGCATTGGGCAGCGGCCACGGCCGTGCCTGCGATTCGTAAATTGGCGGATGAAAACAGTGGATTGACCGACAGGCGGCAGCAACTGACTAAAGCGATTGAACAAGTGGCCAGCCAGCGAGAAGCGGTTGTCGCGCAGCTGGAGAAGGTCAACGATCAATTCAAGCAAGCCAACGACAAAGTTGGGGTCACGGGTTTGACCGAAGCGATTGGTCAAATGCTGTTGAAGCAGCGCAGCGAGTTGGCGCTGGTCGAAGCCGATCGCCGCGCCGTGCGCCAGCGGCAAGAGGAAATTACTCGCGTGCAACTAGAGTTGTTTGAATTTCAGGAGGAGTTGGACGATTTAAGCAATCTCGATTCCCGCGTGCGAGAGTTGTGCAACAGCCTGTCGAAAGACAGCGCGGCCAAGCCGGAAGATTTGCGTCGATTGATGGAAACCAAGCGAAAGTACCTGCAGGCGTTGATCGACGACGACAACTCGTACTTCAGCGCCCTGGTCGACGTGGATACCAAGCAGCGCGAGCTGTTGACCAAAGCCGACGGTTTTCGCGATTACATTGACCAGCGAGTGCTGTGGATTCGGAGCACGCATCCCCTGTCGCCGGCCGACGGCGGCAAAATCCTTGGTGCGGCCGGCTGGTTGGCGGGACCGGGGAATTGGTGGTCCGCGGCCGAGGAATTGATCGATGGGGCACGGAGCAATATTGCCTGGAGCTTGTTGGCGATTGCGCTGTTAGTGCCGTGGGTGATGGCTCAGCGCCGGCTGCGAACGGCCATTTGCAATTGGTCACACGCCGCGGCGACGGACAATCATTCGACAGGGCATCCGGCGCTGCGCCGCGCCTGCCAAACGGCGGCGGCGACACTGCTGATTGCCGCGGTCTGGCCGGCAATGGCTTGGTTTGTGGGCTGGCTACTTGTCGGAGGAACTGCGGCGCACGGCGAATTTCCAGAAGCCTTGGGAACGGCGCTGCAAATCAGCGCTGTCGTTGTGTTGCCGATCTTGCTGGTCAGGCAAATTTGCCGGCATGACGGATTGGCGCAAGCACACTTCGGTTGGCCCGGCCACTTGTTGCTTGCTCTGCGTCGACAGTTAACGTGGTTCGCCATGGCCGGTACACCGGCGATTTTAATCGTGGCGATGTTCCAAGCGCAATCCAACGACGGCTGGAAAGATTCGCTGGGACGGCTGGTGTTTATCGCCGGACAGTTGGTGGTGGCCGGATTTGTGTATATATCGTTAAAGCCACCGCTGGGATCGCTCCACCGGTTGATGGCATTGAGATCGGACACTTGGACCCACCGACTGTCGTTGCCGACTTTTTTGGTTTTGCTGACGCTCCCGCTAACTTTGGCGGTTTTGGCAACCGTGGGTTATTACTACACGGCGTTGCGTTTAGCGTGTCGTCTGCAATCGACGGTTTGGTTGGTCCTGGGATTAGTCGTTGTGCATGCTTTAGCTTCCATTTGGCTGACTGGCCTATATCGTCGGTTGGCGATGAAAGCAGCGGCCCGCACGATCCATTCGGCAAATTCGACCAGACGAGTCATTGGTCCCGCCGTGGGCGGCGCCGGAGTTGTTTCGACGTCTGCGCACGGATTTGCTGCCTTGGCCTCTCCCGCGTCGATCATCGATCAGGAAAAAGTCGACGCCCAAACACTCCGGCTGCTTCACAATTTGGCGACTCTGGCATTGGCCGTGGGCTTGTGTTTGGTGTGGTTCGATATGTTCCCGGCGCTGCAATTTTTCAATCAGGTGACGCTGTGGCCTGATGTGGGCGTCGATGCCAATCATCCCGTCCCCATCACATTGGCTAATTTGCTCGAAGCGGCTGTTGTGGCGGCGCTGACCGTTGTGGCGGCCAGCAATTTGCCGAGCCTTTTGGAGATTACCGTGCTGGATCGCTTAGGGCTCGACCATGGCGTGCGTTACGCCCTGGTGGCGGTGACGCGGTATTTGACCGTTGTGATCGGGATTGCTTTTGCCGGCGCCGCCATCGGCATCGGCTGGGGCAAGCTGCAATGGCTGATTGCGGCGATGTCGTTCGGGCTGGGCTTCGGGCTGCAGGAGATTTTCGCGAATTTCGTTTCCGGCTTGATTGTGCTGGTGGAGCGGCCGGTCCGCATCGGCGATACCGTGACGGTGGGCGATGTCACCGGCGTTGTGTCGCGCATTCGGATGCGGGCCACGACCATTGTCGATGCCGATCGCAAGGAATTGATCCTGCCCAATAAAGACTTGGTCAGCGGCCGACTGGTGAATTGGACGTTAACGGACTCCGTCATTCGGCTGGTGGTGCGCGTGGGCATTGCCTATGGTTC carries:
- a CDS encoding mechanosensitive ion channel domain-containing protein produces the protein MYAISLTASNNGFRNHPKRFGHGLIYAVVLLAVCHRAAMAAHRSGTASSDSGNAQRPAAGNAVANATRPNPPAGDNAGTGANSADAKPASGKSGDANLADAKSGDPKSTGGSISVDTIAARIKDLEAATDADQPDRATLLELYRQALDDLTQVDKQSSRTTELEKQRLAAPYQLEICKREIAAKPTEQASAATPLPAGAATDRWEEMLGTAEQTLEAAHKTSDKLEQEEQQRAARRLEIPQAIAAARVKLDELGQSNSATASDDSAATGDSKAVMQARHIARHARRLSLESEIALSEKELQTYDATATELLSLQREAASRSVEELEKRVASWRDAVNSRREAEANQQASEAHWAAATAVPAIRKLADENSGLTDRRQQLTKAIEQVASQREAVVAQLEKVNDQFKQANDKVGVTGLTEAIGQMLLKQRSELALVEADRRAVRQRQEEITRVQLELFEFQEELDDLSNLDSRVRELCNSLSKDSAAKPEDLRRLMETKRKYLQALIDDDNSYFSALVDVDTKQRELLTKADGFRDYIDQRVLWIRSTHPLSPADGGKILGAAGWLAGPGNWWSAAEELIDGARSNIAWSLLAIALLVPWVMAQRRLRTAICNWSHAAATDNHSTGHPALRRACQTAAATLLIAAVWPAMAWFVGWLLVGGTAAHGEFPEALGTALQISAVVVLPILLVRQICRHDGLAQAHFGWPGHLLLALRRQLTWFAMAGTPAILIVAMFQAQSNDGWKDSLGRLVFIAGQLVVAGFVYISLKPPLGSLHRLMALRSDTWTHRLSLPTFLVLLTLPLTLAVLATVGYYYTALRLACRLQSTVWLVLGLVVVHALASIWLTGLYRRLAMKAAARTIHSANSTRRVIGPAVGGAGVVSTSAHGFAALASPASIIDQEKVDAQTLRLLHNLATLALAVGLCLVWFDMFPALQFFNQVTLWPDVGVDANHPVPITLANLLEAAVVAALTVVAASNLPSLLEITVLDRLGLDHGVRYALVAVTRYLTVVIGIAFAGAAIGIGWGKLQWLIAAMSFGLGFGLQEIFANFVSGLIVLVERPVRIGDTVTVGDVTGVVSRIRMRATTIVDADRKELILPNKDLVSGRLVNWTLTDSVIRLVVRVGIAYGSDTEQAQRLLLEVAAKTPEVLKTPPPKAVFMGFGEKSLDFELRVFVGNVDALLPVRHQMNMAIDHSFHAAGLEIAFAQADTFVRHAEESQAGIEQPKAA